One Methanolobus sp. WCC4 DNA segment encodes these proteins:
- a CDS encoding cobalamin-dependent protein (Presence of a B(12) (cobalamin)-binding domain implies dependence on cobalamin itself, in one of its several forms, or in some unusual lineages, dependence on a cobalamin-like analog.) has translation MCIGGGCIVKVNSNILEFEDALLSLNRVAAKNMVLGEFTGDNAFEIINEMISPALESIGEMWADGRIALSQEYMAGRICEELVEIILPVDGPTRKNMPVIGITTLGDEHMLGKRIVSSFLKANGFNLFDYGDMGPGPVLRKVKDDGIEVLMVSTLMLNLAYGVKELRNGFDNENINTKIIVGGAPFLFDRDLWKEVGADGMAIDAMGSVEKINEVLGVSQ, from the coding sequence ATGTGTATTGGTGGTGGATGCATAGTTAAGGTAAATTCTAATATACTGGAATTCGAAGATGCCCTTCTATCCCTGAACAGGGTAGCTGCAAAGAACATGGTGCTCGGAGAGTTCACCGGCGATAATGCCTTTGAGATCATAAATGAGATGATCTCCCCGGCACTTGAAAGTATTGGGGAGATGTGGGCAGACGGTAGGATCGCTCTGTCACAGGAATATATGGCAGGCAGGATATGTGAGGAGCTCGTGGAGATAATATTGCCTGTTGACGGACCTACAAGGAAGAATATGCCTGTGATCGGTATTACGACCCTTGGGGATGAGCATATGCTCGGGAAGCGTATTGTCTCTTCTTTCCTTAAGGCAAATGGATTCAATCTCTTTGATTATGGTGATATGGGACCTGGACCGGTATTACGGAAAGTGAAGGATGATGGCATTGAGGTCCTGATGGTATCGACCCTCATGCTCAACCTCGCCTATGGGGTAAAAGAGCTCAGAAATGGTTTTGATAATGAGAATATCAATACAAAGATTATAGTGGGGGGTGCGCCGTTCCTGTTCGACCGTGACCTGTGGAAAGAGGTTGGTGCAGACGGTATGGCAATTGATGCAATGGGGTCTGTAGAGAAGATCAATGAGGTTCTTGGGGTGTCACAATGA
- a CDS encoding uroporphyrinogen decarboxylase family protein, whose translation MSSGEMTSMERVLTTLGHEEPDRVPFFLLLTTQGADVFNVSIEEYFSKPEMVADAQIRMQKKYGHDCYYSFYYASIEIEAWGGRSIFYPDASPNCGRPIIRDIEDITSLEAPDVFESPRLQNVLKTTAILKEHSGEDIPIIGVVMSPFALPPMQMGLDHYFDLIYDEPEKFEELMKVNEEFCVQWANTQLEAGATAICYFDPVSSSTIIPPELYRKTGFKVAKRTISRIKGLTATHMASGRCLPIIDDIAETGTAVICTSVLEDLSEIKEVSKGKLSVLGNLNGIEMRHWSPQETEYKVKEAISKAAEGGGYILSDNHGEIPYTVPSRVITDISKSVNKWGKYPV comes from the coding sequence ATGAGCAGTGGGGAAATGACCTCCATGGAGAGGGTACTGACAACCCTCGGGCATGAAGAACCGGATAGGGTCCCATTCTTCCTGCTACTGACAACTCAGGGTGCCGATGTTTTCAATGTTTCCATTGAAGAGTATTTCTCAAAGCCTGAGATGGTGGCAGATGCCCAGATAAGGATGCAAAAAAAGTATGGTCATGACTGTTATTATTCATTCTATTACGCTTCCATTGAGATCGAGGCATGGGGCGGCAGATCTATATTCTACCCGGACGCATCTCCGAATTGTGGGAGACCGATTATCAGGGATATTGAGGATATCACATCTCTGGAAGCTCCTGATGTTTTTGAGTCCCCCCGACTTCAGAATGTCCTGAAAACGACCGCTATCCTGAAAGAACATTCAGGGGAGGATATCCCTATCATAGGTGTTGTTATGTCACCTTTTGCATTACCTCCTATGCAAATGGGCCTTGATCATTATTTCGACCTTATCTATGATGAGCCAGAAAAATTCGAAGAACTGATGAAAGTGAACGAAGAGTTCTGTGTTCAGTGGGCAAATACACAACTTGAGGCAGGTGCAACGGCAATATGCTACTTTGATCCTGTATCCTCATCAACCATTATTCCGCCGGAACTTTACAGGAAGACCGGTTTCAAGGTAGCAAAAAGAACCATCTCCAGAATAAAAGGTCTTACTGCAACCCACATGGCTTCTGGCAGATGTCTTCCCATTATCGATGATATAGCAGAAACGGGAACTGCGGTGATCTGTACCAGTGTTCTTGAGGACCTTTCTGAGATCAAGGAGGTATCTAAAGGTAAACTATCTGTACTGGGTAACCTTAATGGTATAGAAATGAGGCACTGGTCCCCGCAGGAAACCGAATACAAGGTAAAGGAAGCAATAAGTAAGGCGGCAGAAGGTGGTGGTTATATCCTTTCGGACAATCATGGAGAGATACCATATACAGTGCCTTCACGAGTCATCACGGACATCTCAAAGTCCGTAAACAAATGGGGTAAATATCCGGTTTAG